The following is a genomic window from Aquificota bacterium.
TAAAACTCCACAGAGTACCTTTTTAAAGCTTCCTGAAACCATCTTTGAAAGACCTCCTGCCTTTTTTCTCTGAGAAGCTTTTCCCTAACTATAGGCTTTGCCTCCTCAAGTGGCATTATACCACTTCCCCTCTTTTCTGCCACTCTAAAGATAACATAAACTCCACCCACCTCTATAGGTTTTGTGGTCTTACCCACCTCATAGGGGTATAGCTGTCTTCTTACTATCTCCGGCAAGGTCTGTATGGAATACCACATGGGCTGGCCCTTTTTTATCTCCCTATCTTCCTTTACCGTAATTCCGTTGGCAAGGTTGTAGTATAGCTCATTAGCCCTATCAAGGTTGTCTACAGAATACCTTTCAAGTAAAACCTGGGCTGGAAGCTTGAATTCCCTTAGATTGAGGTAATAATAGGCAGTAATCTGTCCATCTTTTATATCCATATTCCCAGCTATCCTATCTATGATCTTTTGCGTGAGAATCTCCGTGTATAAAAACTCCTTGGCTATATTACTTAACCTTTTGCTTCCCACGTGCTTTTCCACATAGTCCTCAAATTCTGCATTTGAGACCGAAAGCCCCATACGTTTTGCTTCCATCATTATTATCTTACTTCTCACATACTCTACCAAAAACTCTTGCAGGTCCCTGGAAGTTGCCCTTGCAATGGGAAGATGAAGGATCTCCCTCCAATAAGCACCAAAGGCCTCCCTTACCTCCTCTGAAGTTATAACCTCCTTGTCTATGCGTGCAACTACCTTGGCAAAGGAAAAGCTTATAAGGAAAAGTAAAATCAAAAATCTTACCATCTGGTATATTATAGCAATATGGAAGCCATCTTAAGCCTTACTATTATATTGGTCTTTAGCTTTCTTGGTATATACATGAAAGAATTCTTTATAGGTCTTAAACCCTTTGTGGTTCCCATGCTTGCTTTTGTAATGCTTAGTATGGGTCTGACCATGAAGGCTTATGATTTTATGGAAACCTTAAAAAAGCCCTTTAGAATATTCTATGCGGCGCTTCTTCAATTTACCATAATGCCCTTCCTTGGATATTTTCTTGCAAAAATCCTAAGTGTAAACACAGAATTGACCGTAGGGACAGTGCTTGTAGGCTCTGCCCCTGGTGGGACCGCTTCTAATGTTATAACCTACCTTTCCAAGGGAGACTTGGCCTATTCGGTAAGTATGACCACCTTTTCTACCCTCATCTCCCCCATTTTGACCCCGCTTCTCACCTACCTTTTGGTAGGAAAAAAAGTGGATGTGCCAGTGATGGATATGCTCAGGGACCTAATTTTTATAGTCGTATTGCCCGTAGCTATTGGCATATTCATAAAAAGGTTCCTTCCATCCACAAAAGCCTTTGAAAAGGTCCTGCCCTATATGGCAATAGTTGCCATAGGTATAATAATTGCCGTGGTGCTTGCGCTAAACTCTGAAAGGTTAAGGGACCTTAGCATGCAGGTGTTCCTTCTTGTATCCCTTCATAACCTTTTTGGTTTTCTCCTTGGTTATATCTTTGGTTTGCTTGCAGGCCTTGATAAGGTAAGGGCAAAGACCCTATCCATAGAAGTTGGCATTCAAAACTCTGGACTTGCTGTGGTGCTTGCCCTAAAGTACTTTTCTCCCTTGTCCGCCTTGCCTGGAGCCTTGTTTAGCTTAGTGCAAAATATAAATGGCCTACTTCTCTCCGCTTTATACAGAAGGCTATGAAAAGGCTTACAGTCATTTTTATACCTTTTCTATTTTCCTGTTCTGTTATGGTGAGGGAAGCTTCCAAAGAAGAACATCTTAGGGTAAGCTGTCCAACCATTATACGAACAGAAGGTTTTTATTGTGATGGTGAAAGGGCATATAGCAACGCAGTTCAAAGTGGAAGCAGGGTAAAGATAGAAAACCTTTTAACTGGAAGAAGTATAACCATAGCCGTTTTTAGAAAGGAGGACGTAAAAGGCATATGCGTGCCGGATAGGTTTAGAGGTCTTCTCGGGCCAGCTCCATTCCCAGCAAGGCTTGAGGTTCAAAGGTGTGGAGTAGATGATATTAGAACCTGCCCAGCCTATATAAGGGGTCCTGCCAGTTATTATGCCGAACAATACCACAAAAGAGAAACTCCCTATGGTATTCCCTATGACATGCATGGTTTATATGCGGCAAGCCCAAACTTGCCCCTCGGTAGCCTTTTAAGGGTAAAAAACTTAAAAAACGGTAGAGAAGCCACGGTAAAAGTGATAGATAGGGGACCTTTTAAAGGCAATAGGGTGCTTGACCTTTCCTATGCTGCCGCCAGGGAGCTTGATATGATAAAGGATGGAGTTGTAGAGGTAGAGGCAAGGGTGCTAAGGTGTGGAGACTAAGGGGTGTGTGGTGGATAAACTATAAGCATAACCCTTCCCATCTTTGACCAAAGCCTATCAAGGTCTTTTGCCTCCATGCTTTTTGACTCCTCATAGCCCGTATGCACAAAAAATTTACCTCCTTCATAGCCAACTACCACCATATAGTGGGGTATGCTTACAAAAAAACTTCCCAAATCAACGAGGATAATGGGAGGGATACCCTTGTCTATTAGGACCTTTAAATCCTCAAGGGTGCCTTGTCTTGTCTCAGCTTTTAGCCCAAGAGATTTGACATAGTTTTCCAAGTCTGTTATAAGAGCTCCTTTGAGCTTTGGATTATACACCTTTTCCGCTATAGCCTCTTGGGAAAGGGATATGCCATAAAAGCCAAGAACAGAGCTTAAAGAGGCAGGACCACAGAACTGGTCCTTTTGCTTTACAAAAGGCGCTTCAAGGCTTTTTGAGTATATAAAAAGGGGGAAAAGGAGGAGCAGGAAAAAGGTCACCTTATTATGATTTCTTTGTTGAGAAGCTTTAGGAGTATAACAAGGAGTATGGCAACCACAAGGATGCCTATGGCCAAGCCTATACCATCCCCACCTGCCAAAACCCTATCGGATGCCTTTGCAAGCATGTGTATTTGTTCATCGCTTAGTTGAGAGAGTTTTTGTTCCACTTCTTCCTTTGTAAGTCCATATGCCTTTAGCTTCTCTTGAAGCTCTTTGCTTTCAAGGACCCTTTGGACCTTGGCAAGGTCCTCTTCCCTCTTTATAATCTCTTCTGAAGCAGGCTTGGAGCTTACAAGTCCAGCCACGGCAGGAGCAGAGTTAAAGGTGAAGAACCATCCTGCCACACCCAACACCAAAAGTGGCCTCCTAAAAAACCTTAGCATGTCCACACCTCCTTTTTGCGTTAATTATATCAAAAGTCTTCAACGTTTGGGTTAAAAGGCAAAGTCCCGTATTGAGCGCCTTCTACTATAACCTTTCTACCTTCCACCTTTACCCTACCCTCTGCCATCCACTTGACCGCCTGCGGTAGTATTCTATGCTCATGAAAAAGGATTCTTTGAGAAAGGCTCTCTTCCGTATCCTCCGGAAGCACTGGCACGCAAGCCTGAACTATAACAGGACCATTATCAAGCTCTTGCGTAACAAAATGGACAGTACAGCCTGTTATCTTTGAACCATAGTCAAGGGCTTGTTTTTGGGCATTTAGGCCCTGGAAGGCTGGGATTAGGGAAGGATGTATGTTTATAACTTTCATAGGAAAGGCGCTTAGAAAAGTGGCAGAAAGCACCCTCATAAAGCCCGCAAGCACCACTAATTCCACACCCGCCTCTTTTAGGGCTTCTACCATAGCCAGTTCAAAGGCCTCTTTACTTTGAAAATCTTTCCGCTTTATCACCTTGTATGGTATATGATGCCTTATGCACCTGTCTATTGCCTGAACGCCTTCCTTATCCGATATGACTAAGGATATTTTACTTTTTAGCTTTCCCCTTTCTATGGCATCTATAATGGCTTGGAGGTTTGACCCTCGCCCAGATACAAGCACGCCTAAATTCATGCTATTATATTCTATCCTAATACAAGGCTAAAAGGAGGCTTAGAATGAACGTAGAGTTTATAGGTAAGGGTATTGAATGGACAGATTCTATGAAAGCCTTTGTGGAAGGCAAACTTGAAAGGTTTAAGAGGTTTCTCAAAGAAGCTGATGAAGACCAAGTAGAAGTGGTAGTTACCCTTTCCACTTCAAGGGCAAAACAAAAGGATTTTGCAGGCGATAGCAGGCCCACCTTATACAGGGTAGACATGGACATTTATCTAAAAACGTGGGGTGGTGGTGCCTTGCACGCTTGGGATGAAGATACTGACCCATTCTCCGCCCTTGACAGGGTAATGGATGAAATAGAAAGACAGTTAATAAAGTTAAAACAAAGGAGGCTTGAACTAAGGAGAAAAGGACACAAGATAAAAGAAGAAATGATAATGGAAGAGATCCTTCCTCATGAAGAAAGAGAAAAGCCTCTAATAATTGAAGAAGAGCTGGTAATAGAAAAGCCTATGAGTGTGGAGGATGCTATCTTTGAACTTCAAGATTCTGGCGTTTACTTTTTACCTTTTGTAGATATAAGCACGGGAACGTTAAAAATAGCCTACAGGAAAAGGGGCGGCAACTTTGGAGTTATAAATACAAAATGTAAAGGCATGTAAAAAAAGGGGCTGCCCTTATGGGCAGACCTCCTTCTCTTCTACCTTTGCCACTTTGCCGTTTTGATAATAGGTGGTCTTTACTATCTTGCAGTTTCCTTTTGAGGCAACTGGCTCAGCTACTACCTTTTGAGTGCCATCCTCCGACCTGTACTCTACTGGCCTGTTTTGCATGGCCGCTTCCCTTGATGCCCTTGCAGCTATCTCTGTTATTGTTCCGCCTATAACCGCACCAAGAACGCCACCGATAACAGCACCACGCCAACGGTTATTTTTGTCTATAAGTGCGCCAGCTATGGCACCGCCCGCCGCTCCTATGCCTGCTCCCTCATAGGTCCTTTGCGTGGTTACCTGACCACAAGAAAAGACAAATCCTAAACTAAATACTCCAAAGAGTATAAGTGCCTTCTTTCTCATGTTTCACCTCCTTTACATAACAATTATAGGTTTCTTTTCATTAAAAAACCATTAAAAATTCCAAGGGATTGTATAGCTTTCTCATCAAGGTCATATTGTAAGCATGAAGTAAAATATTCAACCAAAAAGCTTTGATTAAAACCATTTACCTTTATTCTTCCTTGCATAAGGTCTTTGAAAAACAAATCCTTGGACGTAGAACATTGTTTAGCTATATAATCACAAAGCCAAGTGGGTGCATCCCTCCTGACTAAAAAAAGAGCAAAGACAAAAGGAAGTCTATGTCGTTTAAACCACTCCTCACCCAGGTCATATACATACTGCCATTTTCCAAGAGACTTCTCAATCATAGCCTCATCACCTATAAGCATGATGGCATCCGCCTTAGACCTGTCTTTAACAAGCTCGGGACTGTTGCCGTATATAACCTTAACAACGTACATAGCAAGCTCCTTAGAGGTTAGAGAAGCAGGCGTCAGGTAAAGGCTTTTTATATCCTCAAGGGGTCTATTAGAGAAGATAAGTACAGAACAGGCCCTTTCTCTTGATGCTATACACACCTTAGGAACAATCAAGTAGTCCTCTTTATGAAAAAGATATTCCACAGAAGAAACTATACCCGCATGTAGCTCTCCTTTTCTTAGCCTGTCTACCAGTTCTGAGGGATGGCCTTCTACTAAGACTGTTTGTGAAGTATCCCATTTATAAAAGAGGGGTAGAGTATTAAGGTAGCCAATCTTACCAACCTTTATCATCAAAGGCTTTTGGACAGTTCTATAAAGGCTTGAAGCTTTTGGTAAGCCTTTCCAGAATGTATGGACTCTTTTGCCATCTCAAGGGCCAATTCTTTATCATCTGTCAATCCAGAAACCATTATGCCAAATATAGAGTTTAATAAGACTATATGATAGGCAGGAGAGACTTCACCCTTAAGAATTGAAAGAACCATCTTTGCGCTCTCTTCCACAGAAGACACTCTTATATAATCCACAGGATAGGTCTTAAAGCCAAGCTCTTCCGGATGGAAGTCATACAGAAAAACTTCTCCATCTTTTAGCTCAGCTATACGCGTGGGCGCGCTAATGGAAACTTCATCTATACCATCCTTTCCATGCACCACAAAGGCCCTTTTTATACCCAATCCCTTCAAAGCAAAGGCCACCTTATCTACAAAGCTATCGGAGAAAACTCCAATAAGCTGTCTTTTGGCGCCCGCCGGGTTTGAAAGGGGGCCTATAAGGTTAAAAATAGACCTAATGCCTACTTCTCTCCTTGGCCCTATAACCCTCTTCATGGCAGGATGAAAGTTGGGGGCAAACATAAAGCCTATGCCTATTTCTTCTATCATTCTCTTTACCTGCTGTGGGCCGAGGTCTATCTTTGCACCCAGATACTCCAATAGGTCCGCACTGCCACTTTTAGAGGATATGGACCTATTTCCATGCTTTGCCACCTTTATGCCCACGCCTGCAAGAACAAAAGCGACAGTGGTAGAAACGTTAAAGGTTCCCGACATATCTCCACCAGTACCGCACGTATCCACCAAGTTTTCCTTGTCTTCTATATCCACCTTTGTGGCCTTTTCTCTAAAAAAGCTTGCAGCACCCTCTATCTCCTCTGGTGTTTCTCCCTTCATCTTAGTGCCCATAATAAAAGCACCTATCTGGGCATCTGTTGCCCTACCTTCTGTAATCTCTTCTAAGGCCTGCCTTACCTCTTCCTTGGTAAGATTTTCAAACTCGGAGAGCTTTTTTAGAAGATCCTTCATAGTTTAAAATTTTAAACCATTAAGCTCCAATCCTTCTAAAAGTTCAAGGCATGTTAAATAAAAACCCTTTTATGATATTTAAGCTATGGAGCTTTTAAAGCTTGTAAGGGCCTCCGGGTGAGCCAGTAAGCTGGGTCCGGCGGACCTAGAAAACTTAATAAGGGGGCTGGACCTATATGTTGATGAGCACACCC
Proteins encoded in this region:
- the raiA gene encoding ribosome-associated translation inhibitor RaiA — its product is MNVEFIGKGIEWTDSMKAFVEGKLERFKRFLKEADEDQVEVVVTLSTSRAKQKDFAGDSRPTLYRVDMDIYLKTWGGGALHAWDEDTDPFSALDRVMDEIERQLIKLKQRRLELRRKGHKIKEEMIMEEILPHEEREKPLIIEEELVIEKPMSVEDAIFELQDSGVYFLPFVDISTGTLKIAYRKRGGNFGVINTKCKGM
- a CDS encoding C39 family peptidase encodes the protein MTFFLLLLFPLFIYSKSLEAPFVKQKDQFCGPASLSSVLGFYGISLSQEAIAEKVYNPKLKGALITDLENYVKSLGLKAETRQGTLEDLKVLIDKGIPPIILVDLGSFFVSIPHYMVVVGYEGGKFFVHTGYEESKSMEAKDLDRLWSKMGRVMLIVYPPHTP
- a CDS encoding bile acid:sodium symporter family protein, whose amino-acid sequence is MEAILSLTIILVFSFLGIYMKEFFIGLKPFVVPMLAFVMLSMGLTMKAYDFMETLKKPFRIFYAALLQFTIMPFLGYFLAKILSVNTELTVGTVLVGSAPGGTASNVITYLSKGDLAYSVSMTTFSTLISPILTPLLTYLLVGKKVDVPVMDMLRDLIFIVVLPVAIGIFIKRFLPSTKAFEKVLPYMAIVAIGIIIAVVLALNSERLRDLSMQVFLLVSLHNLFGFLLGYIFGLLAGLDKVRAKTLSIEVGIQNSGLAVVLALKYFSPLSALPGALFSLVQNINGLLLSALYRRL
- the trpD gene encoding anthranilate phosphoribosyltransferase, with the protein product MKDLLKKLSEFENLTKEEVRQALEEITEGRATDAQIGAFIMGTKMKGETPEEIEGAASFFREKATKVDIEDKENLVDTCGTGGDMSGTFNVSTTVAFVLAGVGIKVAKHGNRSISSKSGSADLLEYLGAKIDLGPQQVKRMIEEIGIGFMFAPNFHPAMKRVIGPRREVGIRSIFNLIGPLSNPAGAKRQLIGVFSDSFVDKVAFALKGLGIKRAFVVHGKDGIDEVSISAPTRIAELKDGEVFLYDFHPEELGFKTYPVDYIRVSSVEESAKMVLSILKGEVSPAYHIVLLNSIFGIMVSGLTDDKELALEMAKESIHSGKAYQKLQAFIELSKSL
- a CDS encoding PA2779 family protein is translated as MLRFFRRPLLVLGVAGWFFTFNSAPAVAGLVSSKPASEEIIKREEDLAKVQRVLESKELQEKLKAYGLTKEEVEQKLSQLSDEQIHMLAKASDRVLAGGDGIGLAIGILVVAILLVILLKLLNKEIIIR
- a CDS encoding menaquinone biosynthesis protein, with protein sequence MIKVGKIGYLNTLPLFYKWDTSQTVLVEGHPSELVDRLRKGELHAGIVSSVEYLFHKEDYLIVPKVCIASRERACSVLIFSNRPLEDIKSLYLTPASLTSKELAMYVVKVIYGNSPELVKDRSKADAIMLIGDEAMIEKSLGKWQYVYDLGEEWFKRHRLPFVFALFLVRRDAPTWLCDYIAKQCSTSKDLFFKDLMQGRIKVNGFNQSFLVEYFTSCLQYDLDEKAIQSLGIFNGFLMKRNL
- a CDS encoding peptidyl-prolyl cis-trans isomerase yields the protein MVRFLILLFLISFSFAKVVARIDKEVITSEEVREAFGAYWREILHLPIARATSRDLQEFLVEYVRSKIIMMEAKRMGLSVSNAEFEDYVEKHVGSKRLSNIAKEFLYTEILTQKIIDRIAGNMDIKDGQITAYYYLNLREFKLPAQVLLERYSVDNLDRANELYYNLANGITVKEDREIKKGQPMWYSIQTLPEIVRRQLYPYEVGKTTKPIEVGGVYVIFRVAEKRGSGIMPLEEAKPIVREKLLREKRQEVFQRWFQEALKRYSVEFYFGQL
- a CDS encoding septal ring lytic transglycosylase RlpA family protein, whose product is MKRLTVIFIPFLFSCSVMVREASKEEHLRVSCPTIIRTEGFYCDGERAYSNAVQSGSRVKIENLLTGRSITIAVFRKEDVKGICVPDRFRGLLGPAPFPARLEVQRCGVDDIRTCPAYIRGPASYYAEQYHKRETPYGIPYDMHGLYAASPNLPLGSLLRVKNLKNGREATVKVIDRGPFKGNRVLDLSYAAARELDMIKDGVVEVEARVLRCGD
- the purN gene encoding phosphoribosylglycinamide formyltransferase; the encoded protein is MNLGVLVSGRGSNLQAIIDAIERGKLKSKISLVISDKEGVQAIDRCIRHHIPYKVIKRKDFQSKEAFELAMVEALKEAGVELVVLAGFMRVLSATFLSAFPMKVINIHPSLIPAFQGLNAQKQALDYGSKITGCTVHFVTQELDNGPVIVQACVPVLPEDTEESLSQRILFHEHRILPQAVKWMAEGRVKVEGRKVIVEGAQYGTLPFNPNVEDF
- a CDS encoding glycine zipper 2TM domain-containing protein, with the protein product MRKKALILFGVFSLGFVFSCGQVTTQRTYEGAGIGAAGGAIAGALIDKNNRWRGAVIGGVLGAVIGGTITEIAARASREAAMQNRPVEYRSEDGTQKVVAEPVASKGNCKIVKTTYYQNGKVAKVEEKEVCP